One Stenotrophomonas maltophilia DNA window includes the following coding sequences:
- the aat gene encoding leucyl/phenylalanyl-tRNA--protein transferase, translating to MTRQLPWRLADAPDAPFPPAETALRQPDGLLAVGGDLHPVRLLNAYAGGIFPWFSEGEPILWWSPDPRMVFRTDGVHLSSRFRRQLRSSTWEITADTAFSRVMRACAAAPRPGQDGTWISPAMVEAYSQLHDLGFAHSFEVWDRQTLVGGIYGVAIGAMFFGESMFSGASGGSKIALAALASTLHGWGWELIDAQVENPHLLRMGAEHLPRADFLKHVRLAVHRDGREGPWTQAVGRLPARRLAGG from the coding sequence ATGACCCGCCAGCTGCCCTGGCGCCTGGCCGACGCGCCGGACGCCCCCTTCCCTCCGGCCGAGACCGCACTGCGCCAGCCCGACGGCCTGCTGGCGGTGGGCGGCGACCTGCACCCGGTGCGTCTGCTCAATGCCTACGCCGGCGGTATCTTTCCGTGGTTCAGCGAGGGTGAGCCAATCCTGTGGTGGTCGCCGGACCCGCGCATGGTGTTCCGCACCGACGGCGTGCATCTGTCCAGCCGCTTCCGCCGCCAGCTGCGCAGCAGCACGTGGGAGATCACCGCCGACACCGCCTTCAGTCGTGTGATGCGCGCCTGCGCTGCGGCGCCGCGGCCCGGCCAGGACGGCACGTGGATCAGCCCGGCGATGGTCGAGGCCTACAGCCAACTGCACGACCTCGGCTTCGCCCATTCCTTCGAAGTCTGGGATCGGCAGACGCTGGTCGGTGGCATCTATGGCGTCGCGATCGGCGCCATGTTCTTCGGCGAGAGCATGTTCAGTGGCGCCAGCGGCGGCTCCAAGATCGCCCTGGCCGCACTTGCATCCACCCTGCATGGCTGGGGCTGGGAACTGATCGATGCCCAGGTGGAGAATCCGCACCTGCTGCGAATGGGCGCCGAGCATCTGCCGCGCGCGGACTTTCTGAAGCACGTCCGCCTGGCCGTACACCGTGACGGCCGTGAAGGTCCTTGGACCCAGGCGGTAGGACGCTTGCCAGCACGGCGTTTGGCCGGGGGTTAA
- a CDS encoding HigA family addiction module antitoxin encodes MIHHHPHPGLTIKAMVFDPMELSVTDAAERLAMSRVALSRVLNGKAGISPDLAIRLEMAGVSTAVFWMGLQSNYDLWVARQREQPRVVPLIKPAG; translated from the coding sequence ATGATTCATCACCATCCGCACCCGGGCCTGACCATCAAGGCGATGGTTTTCGATCCGATGGAGCTTTCTGTAACCGACGCAGCAGAGCGCTTGGCAATGTCGCGTGTTGCGCTCTCGCGAGTATTGAATGGCAAAGCGGGAATCAGTCCCGACCTCGCAATCCGCTTGGAGATGGCTGGGGTCAGTACTGCTGTGTTCTGGATGGGGCTTCAGTCCAACTACGACCTGTGGGTGGCTCGCCAACGTGAGCAACCCAGGGTGGTGCCATTGATCAAACCTGCCGGCTGA
- the clpS gene encoding ATP-dependent Clp protease adapter ClpS, producing the protein MPRESSPDSHHEHGVAVEPARPEVAPPPFYQVMLLNDDYTPMDFVVDVLQQFFSMDLDKATQVMLHVHTRGRGVCGVFTREVAETKVAQVNEYSRMNQHPLLCTMEKA; encoded by the coding sequence ATGCCCCGCGAGTCTTCCCCCGATTCCCATCACGAGCACGGCGTTGCCGTGGAGCCCGCGCGCCCGGAAGTGGCGCCGCCGCCGTTCTACCAGGTGATGCTGCTCAACGACGACTACACCCCGATGGATTTCGTGGTGGACGTGCTGCAGCAGTTCTTCAGCATGGACCTGGACAAGGCCACGCAGGTGATGCTGCACGTCCATACCCGTGGCCGCGGCGTGTGCGGGGTGTTCACCCGCGAAGTGGCCGAGACCAAGGTCGCCCAGGTCAACGAGTACTCGCGGATGAACCAGCACCCGCTGCTCTGCACGATGGAAAAGGCCTGA
- a CDS encoding APH(6) family putative aminoglycoside O-phosphotransferase — translation MSEPYLSRWRLRRDGAAIETPHALLWPVLTAAGEAAMLKVSSETEEQNSHRLLRWWDGDGAARLLAHEGPAILIERARGDSLRQRSIDGDDDACTTILCQVLQRLHRPRSAPPAELVCLHTWFADLLQPRAVLPPLLEQCRSLAEGLLQQEQEIRPLHGDLHHDNVLDFGARGWLAIDPKRLLGDRAFDYTTLFSNPDLCGPGIHVATQPERFAARLEQVSALAGLERTRLLRWIAASAGLSAVWFRDDGDPAEVDEAVARMALEALAEG, via the coding sequence ATGAGCGAACCCTACCTGAGCCGCTGGCGATTGCGGCGTGATGGCGCGGCCATCGAGACGCCCCATGCCCTGCTCTGGCCGGTGCTGACCGCCGCCGGCGAAGCGGCGATGCTGAAGGTCAGCAGCGAAACCGAGGAGCAGAACAGCCATCGCCTGCTGCGCTGGTGGGATGGCGACGGTGCCGCCCGGCTGCTGGCCCACGAGGGCCCGGCGATCCTGATCGAGCGCGCCCGCGGCGACTCGCTGCGGCAACGCTCGATCGACGGCGACGATGACGCCTGCACCACAATCCTGTGCCAGGTCCTGCAGCGGCTGCACCGGCCACGGAGCGCACCGCCAGCGGAACTGGTCTGCCTGCATACATGGTTCGCGGACCTGTTGCAGCCAAGGGCGGTGCTGCCGCCACTGCTGGAACAGTGCAGATCGCTGGCGGAGGGACTGTTGCAGCAGGAACAGGAGATCCGGCCGCTGCACGGCGACCTGCACCACGACAACGTGCTGGATTTCGGCGCGCGCGGCTGGTTGGCGATCGACCCGAAGCGGCTGCTGGGTGATCGCGCCTTTGATTACACGACACTGTTCAGCAACCCGGACCTGTGCGGTCCGGGCATCCACGTTGCGACGCAGCCTGAGCGGTTTGCCGCCCGGCTGGAACAGGTCAGCGCGTTGGCAGGCCTGGAGCGCACGCGCCTGCTGCGCTGGATCGCAGCCAGCGCGGGGCTGTCAGCGGTGTGGTTCCGCGATGACGGCGACCCCGCCGAGGTCGACGAGGCGGTGGCGCGCATGGCGCTGGAGGCGTTGGCGGAGGGGTGA
- the clpA gene encoding ATP-dependent Clp protease ATP-binding subunit ClpA, which translates to MFSKDLEHTIGQCYKRAREARHEFMTVEHLLLALLDNPSAQAVLKACGADAERLRQELEQAIEASVSRLAEDDGRDTQPTLGFQRVLQRAVYHVQSSGKKEVTGANVLVAIFGEKDSHAVYYLNQQDVTRLDVVNYLSHGIAKLGEEGEQPSSSSEGEGRIEGGEGEPKGDALAEFASNLNEQARAGRIDPLVGRADEIERTIQVLCRRRKNNPLYVGEAGVGKTAIAEGLARRIVEGSVPEVLADAVIYSLDLGALVAGTKYRGDFEKRLKSVLTALKKVPNAVLFIDEIHTIIGAGSASGGTMDASNLIKPALASGELRCIGSTTFQEYRGIFEKDRALARRFQKIDIVEPTVGETYEILQGLKSKYELHHGVTYSDEALQAAVDLSVKHIGDRLLPDKAIDVIDEAGARQRLLPEGQRKELIDVEEVEAIVAKMARIPTKQVSATDKDVLQHLERNLKMVIFGQDPAIETLSSAIKLARSGLGNPEKPIGNFLFAGPTGVGKTEVTKQLALQLGIELVRFDMSEYMEPHSISRLIGAPPGYVGFDQGGLLTEKIVKTPHCVLLLDEIEKAHPDIFNILLQVMDRGVLTDTNGREANFKNVVLVMTTNAGAAQASRRSIGFTKQDHATDAMETIRRSFTPEFRNRLDAVVQFQALGFEHILRVVDKFLIELEMLLQDKHVSLSATPTARDWLAHHGFDPLMGARPMARVIQDKIKRPLADELLFGKLVNGGKVSIDVRDDELVVETQAEPERLLPVTVE; encoded by the coding sequence ATGTTCAGCAAAGACCTCGAACACACCATCGGCCAGTGCTACAAGCGCGCCCGTGAGGCCCGGCATGAGTTCATGACGGTCGAACACCTGCTGTTGGCACTGCTCGACAACCCGTCCGCCCAGGCCGTACTGAAGGCCTGTGGCGCCGACGCCGAACGCCTGCGCCAGGAGCTGGAGCAGGCCATCGAGGCCTCCGTGTCCCGCCTGGCCGAAGATGACGGCCGCGATACCCAGCCGACCCTGGGCTTCCAGCGCGTGTTGCAGCGGGCCGTGTACCACGTGCAGTCCTCGGGCAAGAAGGAGGTCACCGGCGCCAACGTGCTGGTCGCCATCTTCGGCGAAAAGGACTCACACGCCGTCTATTACCTCAACCAGCAGGATGTCACCCGGCTGGATGTGGTCAATTACCTGTCCCATGGCATCGCCAAGCTGGGCGAGGAAGGCGAGCAGCCGTCCTCCTCCTCCGAGGGCGAAGGCCGCATCGAGGGCGGGGAGGGCGAGCCGAAGGGTGATGCCCTGGCCGAGTTCGCCAGCAATCTCAACGAACAGGCCCGGGCCGGTCGCATCGATCCGCTGGTCGGTCGTGCCGACGAGATCGAGCGCACCATCCAGGTCCTGTGCCGCCGCCGCAAGAACAACCCGCTATACGTGGGCGAGGCCGGCGTGGGCAAGACCGCCATCGCCGAGGGCCTGGCCCGCCGCATCGTCGAGGGCTCGGTGCCTGAGGTGCTGGCCGACGCGGTGATCTATTCGCTCGACCTGGGCGCGCTGGTGGCTGGCACCAAATACCGTGGCGACTTCGAGAAGCGCCTGAAGAGCGTGCTGACCGCGTTGAAGAAGGTACCCAATGCGGTGCTGTTCATCGACGAGATCCACACCATCATCGGTGCCGGTTCGGCGTCGGGCGGCACCATGGATGCCTCCAACCTGATCAAGCCGGCCCTTGCCTCCGGCGAGCTGCGCTGCATCGGCTCGACCACCTTCCAGGAATACCGTGGCATCTTCGAGAAGGATCGGGCGCTGGCCCGCCGCTTCCAGAAGATCGACATCGTCGAGCCGACCGTCGGCGAGACCTACGAGATCCTGCAGGGGTTGAAGTCCAAGTACGAGCTGCACCACGGCGTGACCTATTCCGACGAGGCACTGCAGGCTGCGGTGGACCTGTCGGTGAAGCACATCGGCGACCGCCTGCTGCCGGACAAGGCCATCGACGTGATCGACGAGGCCGGTGCCCGCCAGCGCCTGCTGCCGGAAGGCCAGCGCAAGGAGCTGATCGACGTCGAGGAAGTGGAGGCGATCGTCGCCAAGATGGCGCGCATCCCGACCAAGCAGGTCAGCGCCACCGACAAGGATGTGCTGCAGCATCTGGAGCGCAACCTGAAGATGGTGATCTTCGGCCAGGACCCGGCCATCGAGACACTGTCCTCGGCGATCAAGCTGGCCCGTTCGGGCCTGGGCAATCCGGAAAAGCCGATCGGCAACTTCCTGTTCGCCGGCCCGACCGGTGTCGGCAAGACCGAGGTGACCAAGCAGCTGGCGCTGCAGCTGGGCATCGAGTTGGTCCGCTTCGACATGTCCGAGTACATGGAGCCGCATTCGATCAGCCGCCTGATCGGCGCGCCTCCGGGCTACGTCGGCTTCGACCAGGGCGGCCTGCTGACCGAGAAGATCGTCAAGACGCCGCACTGCGTGCTGCTGCTGGACGAGATCGAGAAGGCGCACCCGGACATCTTCAACATCCTGTTGCAGGTGATGGACCGCGGCGTGCTGACCGATACCAATGGTCGTGAAGCCAACTTCAAGAACGTGGTGCTGGTGATGACCACCAATGCCGGTGCGGCGCAGGCCTCGCGGCGTTCGATCGGCTTCACCAAGCAGGACCATGCCACCGACGCGATGGAAACCATCCGCCGCAGCTTCACCCCGGAATTCCGCAACCGCCTCGATGCGGTGGTGCAGTTCCAGGCGCTGGGCTTCGAGCACATCCTGAGGGTGGTCGACAAGTTCCTGATCGAGCTGGAGATGCTGTTGCAGGACAAGCACGTCAGCCTGTCGGCCACGCCGACCGCGCGCGACTGGCTGGCCCACCACGGTTTCGACCCGCTGATGGGTGCCCGCCCGATGGCCCGCGTGATCCAGGACAAGATCAAGCGTCCGCTGGCCGACGAGCTGCTGTTCGGCAAGCTGGTCAACGGTGGCAAGGTCAGCATCGATGTGCGCGACGACGAGCTGGTGGTCGAGACCCAGGCCGAGCCGGAGCGGCTGCTGCCGGTGACGGTGGAGTAA
- the hflD gene encoding high frequency lysogenization protein HflD: MSFTVDDRVLALAGIAQALQQVRRIADTGHSDAAAVRTAVDSVFRVDASSPQEVFGDRHALKAGLRLLHNYFRSQGQDPILPKLALSVLQLERRFVQDGATVNKVASGIERAQRQAVELGDSGHPDVLANLGGLYADTISHLKPRVMVQGNPHYLGQAGVVAEIRALLLAAVRSAVLWRQLGGSYWDFLFSRKAMIEAVDRQLA; this comes from the coding sequence ATGAGTTTCACTGTCGACGACCGCGTCCTGGCTTTGGCCGGCATTGCCCAGGCCCTGCAGCAGGTACGCCGTATCGCCGATACCGGCCATTCCGACGCCGCCGCCGTGCGCACCGCCGTGGACAGCGTGTTCCGCGTCGATGCCTCCTCGCCGCAGGAGGTGTTCGGTGACCGCCATGCACTGAAGGCCGGCCTGCGCCTGCTGCACAACTACTTCCGCAGCCAGGGCCAGGACCCGATCCTGCCCAAGCTGGCCCTGTCGGTGCTGCAGCTGGAGCGCCGCTTCGTGCAGGATGGCGCCACCGTGAACAAGGTCGCCTCGGGCATCGAACGCGCCCAGCGCCAGGCCGTCGAGCTGGGCGACAGTGGGCACCCGGACGTGCTGGCCAACCTGGGTGGCCTGTACGCCGACACCATCAGCCACCTGAAGCCGCGGGTGATGGTGCAGGGCAACCCGCATTACCTGGGCCAGGCCGGTGTGGTCGCCGAGATCCGCGCCCTGCTGCTGGCCGCGGTGCGCTCGGCGGTGCTGTGGCGGCAGCTGGGCGGCAGCTACTGGGACTTCCTGTTCAGCCGCAAGGCAATGATCGAGGCCGTGGACCGCCAGCTGGCCTGA
- the infA gene encoding translation initiation factor IF-1: MSKDDSIEFEGTVSETLPNTTFRVRLENGHEIIAHISGRMRKNYIRILTGDRVKVEMTPYDLTKGRITYRMK; this comes from the coding sequence ATGTCGAAAGACGATTCCATCGAGTTCGAGGGCACCGTCAGCGAGACGCTGCCGAACACCACTTTCCGCGTTCGTCTGGAAAATGGGCACGAAATCATCGCCCACATCTCCGGCCGCATGCGCAAGAACTACATCCGCATCCTCACCGGTGACCGGGTCAAGGTTGAAATGACCCCGTACGACCTGACCAAGGGCCGTATCACCTACCGCATGAAGTAA
- the mnmA gene encoding tRNA 2-thiouridine(34) synthase MnmA, translating to MSTPRVMVGVSGGVDSSVAAWRLVQQGEAVAGLFMQNWADDGSGDCRAEDDRRDAVAVCGLLGIPFHFRDFSSEYWQGVFEHFLAEYAAGRTPNPDVLCNREVKFKHFLDAARELGAERIATGHYARVTQRGHQWLLLRGADRSKDQSYFLHQLGQEQLAATLFPIGDLEKTDLRRIARDVSLPTHAKKDSTGICFIGERDFREFLGRYLPAKPGQILDPADGSVIAEHPGVFYFTLGQREGLNIGGVRGRPAAPWYVVGKDVASNVLYVDQDRDSKWMLSERLRSETAHWIAGSPPARRFECTAQTRYRQPDEPCTVEVLDDGSVLVTFARPQRAVTPGQSLVLYDGDVCLGGAVIAATDAPLEQRLRTIPSPFEVIAA from the coding sequence ATGAGCACTCCGCGCGTGATGGTGGGCGTCTCCGGTGGCGTCGATTCCTCGGTCGCCGCCTGGCGCCTGGTGCAGCAGGGCGAGGCCGTGGCCGGCCTGTTCATGCAGAACTGGGCCGACGACGGCAGCGGCGACTGCCGTGCCGAGGATGACCGCCGCGATGCGGTGGCCGTCTGCGGCCTGCTCGGTATCCCGTTCCACTTCCGCGATTTCTCCAGCGAGTACTGGCAGGGCGTATTCGAGCACTTCCTGGCCGAATACGCGGCCGGCCGCACCCCGAACCCGGACGTGCTGTGCAACCGTGAAGTGAAGTTCAAGCACTTCCTGGATGCCGCCCGCGAGCTGGGCGCCGAGCGCATCGCCACCGGCCACTATGCGCGGGTGACCCAGCGCGGCCACCAGTGGCTGCTGCTGCGTGGTGCCGACCGTTCCAAGGACCAGAGCTACTTCCTGCACCAGCTGGGCCAGGAACAGCTGGCGGCCACCCTGTTCCCGATCGGCGACCTGGAAAAGACCGACCTGCGCCGGATCGCGCGTGACGTCAGCCTGCCGACCCACGCCAAGAAGGACTCCACCGGCATCTGCTTCATCGGTGAGCGCGACTTCCGTGAATTCCTCGGCCGCTACCTGCCGGCCAAGCCCGGCCAGATCCTCGACCCGGCCGACGGCAGCGTGATCGCCGAACATCCGGGCGTGTTCTATTTCACCCTGGGCCAGCGCGAGGGCCTGAACATCGGCGGCGTGCGGGGGCGTCCGGCCGCGCCGTGGTACGTGGTTGGCAAGGACGTGGCCAGCAACGTGCTGTACGTCGACCAGGACCGCGACAGCAAGTGGATGCTGTCCGAGCGCCTGCGCTCGGAGACCGCGCACTGGATCGCCGGCTCGCCGCCGGCAAGGCGCTTTGAATGCACCGCCCAGACCCGCTACCGCCAGCCCGACGAGCCGTGTACGGTCGAGGTGCTGGACGATGGCAGCGTGCTGGTCACCTTCGCGCGCCCGCAGCGTGCCGTTACCCCCGGTCAATCACTGGTGCTGTATGACGGTGATGTGTGCCTGGGTGGCGCAGTGATCGCCGCAACCGATGCGCCGCTGGAACAGCGCCTGCGTACCATCCCTTCCCCTTTTGAGGTAATCGCTGCATGA
- a CDS encoding type II toxin-antitoxin system RelE/ParE family toxin: MSFRHKGLERLYRTGSSSGIRQSHASRILMILSILDAAASPADLAMPGLRLHPLRGTLKGYWSVWVNGNWRITFRFVGSHVELLNYLDYH, translated from the coding sequence ATGAGTTTTCGCCATAAGGGACTCGAACGTCTTTACCGCACTGGAAGCAGCAGTGGTATCCGGCAAAGCCACGCAAGCCGGATCCTGATGATCCTGTCGATTCTGGATGCTGCGGCAAGTCCTGCAGATCTGGCCATGCCGGGGCTGCGACTGCACCCGCTGCGTGGAACGCTGAAGGGATACTGGTCCGTCTGGGTCAATGGAAACTGGCGCATTACTTTCCGCTTTGTCGGTAGTCATGTGGAACTGCTCAACTATCTGGACTATCACTGA
- a CDS encoding NUDIX hydrolase → MNATPDPRWAPHATVATVVVDGGRVLLVEETIDGRQVLNQPAGHLEPGESLAEAALRETREETGWTVQLTHFIGCYQWTAGDGTAFLRFCYAACPVSHDPAQPLDTGIDRALWLTPAELQSAGERLRSPLVWQVVADFLGGQRHPLSLVREVA, encoded by the coding sequence TTGAACGCCACGCCGGACCCGCGCTGGGCACCGCACGCCACTGTCGCCACCGTGGTGGTCGACGGCGGCCGCGTGTTGCTGGTTGAAGAGACCATCGACGGGCGCCAGGTGCTGAACCAGCCGGCCGGCCACCTCGAGCCGGGCGAAAGCCTGGCCGAGGCAGCCCTGCGCGAGACCCGCGAGGAAACCGGCTGGACGGTGCAGCTGACCCATTTCATCGGCTGCTACCAGTGGACCGCTGGCGACGGCACCGCCTTCCTGCGCTTCTGCTATGCGGCGTGCCCGGTCTCGCACGACCCGGCGCAGCCGCTGGACACCGGCATCGACCGCGCGCTGTGGCTGACCCCGGCCGAACTGCAGTCCGCCGGCGAGCGCCTGCGCAGCCCGCTGGTCTGGCAGGTGGTGGCTGATTTCCTGGGTGGCCAGCGCCATCCGCTTTCGCTGGTCCGGGAGGTCGCATGA